Genomic DNA from Aminobacterium mobile DSM 12262:
AAATAGTGAGTCAATCCTTTTTCTCTCACATAACTTCCGAAAAAATAGATGCCATATTACCTGCTTTTCAAGGAATGCGAATGCAACTGCCTCCCACAGTTTCTGCCATTAAAATTCAAGGGAAAAGAGCTTCTGATCTCAAACGTGGTGGGTGCTCGCCAATCCTAGCCCCTCGTCCAGTTACCGTCTCCTTTATTCGGCGTATATCGAATATATCGAAAGAAGGGGAAATCTCTCTGTTTGTTCGGTGTCATAAAGGTACGTATATTCGGAGTATCGTGCGAGATCTCGGAGAAAAACTGGGATGTGGAGCCACAGTTACGGAGCTGATACGACTTTCTACAGGAACCATGAAGTTAGAAAGCGCTCTTTCTTACCAGGAAGCAGAACAATATAATTGGGAGGAAGTCTTGAACAAGACCTTATCTCTTCAAGACTTTGCTGCACACTTCACTATTTATGAAGCAAATACGATACAAGAAGAAAATATAAAAAATGGGTTAAAAATAAGAATTAAGGAGATGCTTCCTATCTCGAGAGGTCCTGTCCCAACGAACATTGCTATATGTGTCCTAGGGAAAAAACTTTTTTCCCTAGGAACTTTAGAATTAATTGAAACTAACACTTTCTTTCGTCCTCGGACAAATATTTTTTAGAGGGATAATTTGATGATCCAAGTAATAGGAGCTTTTGACGGTTTTCATAAAGGGCATCAATTACTTCTTAAAGAAGCGGCGCGTCTGTCAAGAGAACAAAATGACCAATGGGGCGTAGTTACATTCTCTCCTCATCCTCAGTTTATTTTTAATCCCAGACGGCTTTTCTTGCTGTTTTCAGAAGAAGAGAAAAAAATCATAGTATCGGCACTCGATATTCCTCACATTCTGTGGGTTCCATTTGATGAGCGTTTTGCTTCCTTATCCCCTTTTGAGTTTCTTGATTTTCTTGAAAGCAAAGTCCACTTAACAGGCATTGTTGTAGGCGAAAATTTCCGTTTTGGTGCAGGAAGAAAGGGCAATATTTCACTTCTTAGAGAGTATTGCCATAATAATAGACTTTTTTTCTCTCCCGTACCTACTCTTGAAATAGATGGCTTAGCAGTAAGTAGTACAGTCGTTAGGGGGGAAGTGCTATCTGGTCGTATGCAGATGGCAAAATATCTTCTAGGATATCCGTTTTTTATGTATCAGGAGATTATTCCAGGTCATCGCCGAGGTCGAGAACTCGGTTTCCCCACAGCGAACATGAATGTTCCCTCACACAAAATAATTCCTCCTTCCGGAGTCTATGCTGCTACGGTTATCGTGGATGGGAAATGTTATCCAGGGGCCCTAAATATTGGTTCAAATCCCACATTTCCAGACGTAAAAAGCCTCCGCATAGAAGTTCATATCGCAGGCTTTTATGGAGATCTTTATTATAAAAAAATTCTGGTATTTGTAGAAGAATATTTACGGGGTGAGCGACGTTTCCCTAATCGCCAAGCTTTATCAACCCAACTAGCTTCCGATACGGAACTTTCAGTAAAGCTCTTTGAGAAAAATTTTGCAAAAGAGCACGATCTATACCTACATTTTGCAAAATACTGCCGCTCATAGTGATAGTTGCACTCTTCCCAGCCTCGTGATAACATAATCGCCGTCCCGAGCGGGCCTGTAGCTCAGTGGATAGAGCGACGGC
This window encodes:
- the truB gene encoding tRNA pseudouridine(55) synthase TruB; protein product: MVSSILLLNKPTGIRSASCVHLLRTKFPKRVKVGHGGTLDSTASGLLVILLGNATRLSDYVMMLPKEYKVTLKLGVSTSTLDYSGEIVSQSFFSHITSEKIDAILPAFQGMRMQLPPTVSAIKIQGKRASDLKRGGCSPILAPRPVTVSFIRRISNISKEGEISLFVRCHKGTYIRSIVRDLGEKLGCGATVTELIRLSTGTMKLESALSYQEAEQYNWEEVLNKTLSLQDFAAHFTIYEANTIQEENIKNGLKIRIKEMLPISRGPVPTNIAICVLGKKLFSLGTLELIETNTFFRPRTNIF
- the ribF gene encoding riboflavin biosynthesis protein RibF, with product MIQVIGAFDGFHKGHQLLLKEAARLSREQNDQWGVVTFSPHPQFIFNPRRLFLLFSEEEKKIIVSALDIPHILWVPFDERFASLSPFEFLDFLESKVHLTGIVVGENFRFGAGRKGNISLLREYCHNNRLFFSPVPTLEIDGLAVSSTVVRGEVLSGRMQMAKYLLGYPFFMYQEIIPGHRRGRELGFPTANMNVPSHKIIPPSGVYAATVIVDGKCYPGALNIGSNPTFPDVKSLRIEVHIAGFYGDLYYKKILVFVEEYLRGERRFPNRQALSTQLASDTELSVKLFEKNFAKEHDLYLHFAKYCRS